In one window of Arthrobacter pascens DNA:
- a CDS encoding helicase HerA-like domain-containing protein, with amino-acid sequence MASKTTAEKLATIQQGYAIEGAAIGLGAAIIDGELHKEAQVRLPLAMMNRHGLVAGATGTGKTVTLHMMAEQLSAAGVPVFLADIKGDLSGLATAAPGGPKLLARTEGIGQAWAAKTFPVEFLALGGDGNGIPVRATITSFGPILLSRVMELNDTQESSLQLVFHFADKKNLELVDLKDLRAVIQFLTSEEGKDELEELGGLSKATAGVILRELVNLEAQGLERFFGEPEFDTAELLRTAPDGRGVITCLELPTLQTRPLLFSTFLMWLLADLFEDLPEAGDLDKPKLVFFLDEAHLLFHGASKAFLDAITTTVRLIRSKGVGIFFVTQTPKDVPADVLGQLANRVQHALRAFTPQDAKALKATVSTFPVSDYDLEETLTSAGIGEAVITVMNENGAPTPVALTRLRAPESLMGPSADDLVKSTVAGSALLPKYGTAVDNVSAYEQLKGSVAAPTGPAAPGEPPVPGSARQDDVDAEARRIEEEILGRPSSRPAPTYEPGTDMFDADAPSHASTGPASTGTEGRRRTPKQPAPTGGMMDDLAGALGGALGGGLKSMARSMGTQLGRELLRGVFGTSSRRRR; translated from the coding sequence ATGGCCTCCAAAACCACAGCAGAGAAGCTTGCCACCATCCAGCAGGGGTACGCCATTGAGGGTGCCGCCATCGGGCTCGGCGCCGCCATCATCGACGGCGAACTGCACAAGGAAGCCCAGGTCCGGCTGCCGCTGGCCATGATGAACAGGCACGGCCTGGTGGCCGGAGCCACCGGCACAGGCAAGACCGTGACGCTGCACATGATGGCCGAGCAGCTGTCGGCGGCAGGGGTTCCGGTGTTCCTTGCTGACATCAAGGGCGATCTCTCGGGACTGGCCACGGCGGCGCCGGGCGGCCCCAAACTCCTCGCGCGCACGGAGGGCATCGGCCAGGCCTGGGCGGCCAAAACGTTCCCCGTGGAATTCCTTGCGCTCGGCGGTGACGGGAACGGCATTCCCGTCCGTGCCACCATCACGTCGTTCGGCCCGATCCTGCTGTCCCGGGTCATGGAACTCAACGACACCCAGGAATCAAGCCTGCAGCTGGTCTTCCATTTCGCGGACAAGAAGAACCTGGAGCTCGTGGACCTGAAGGACCTCCGCGCCGTCATTCAATTCCTCACCTCGGAGGAGGGCAAGGACGAGCTGGAGGAACTGGGCGGATTGTCCAAGGCAACCGCCGGGGTCATCCTGCGCGAACTCGTGAACCTGGAGGCCCAGGGCCTGGAACGGTTCTTCGGCGAGCCGGAGTTTGATACTGCCGAGCTGCTCCGGACCGCGCCCGATGGCCGCGGCGTGATCACCTGCCTGGAACTTCCGACCCTCCAGACCAGGCCTCTGCTTTTTTCGACGTTCCTCATGTGGCTGCTGGCAGACCTTTTCGAGGACCTGCCCGAAGCCGGCGACCTGGACAAGCCCAAACTGGTCTTCTTCCTCGACGAGGCGCACCTGCTGTTCCACGGCGCCTCCAAGGCCTTCCTCGACGCCATCACCACCACGGTCCGGCTCATCCGTTCCAAGGGCGTGGGGATCTTCTTCGTCACCCAAACGCCCAAGGACGTGCCGGCGGACGTCCTGGGCCAGCTCGCCAATCGGGTCCAGCACGCCCTCCGCGCCTTCACTCCGCAGGACGCCAAGGCCCTCAAAGCCACCGTCTCCACCTTCCCGGTCAGCGACTACGACCTTGAGGAGACCCTGACCTCGGCCGGAATCGGCGAGGCAGTCATCACCGTCATGAACGAGAACGGCGCCCCTACTCCTGTGGCCCTGACCCGGCTTCGGGCGCCCGAATCCCTCATGGGACCCAGCGCCGACGATCTCGTCAAAAGCACCGTGGCCGGATCCGCGCTGCTGCCCAAGTATGGAACGGCCGTGGACAATGTCTCCGCCTATGAGCAGCTCAAGGGGAGCGTGGCAGCCCCCACGGGCCCGGCGGCACCGGGTGAACCGCCGGTCCCCGGCAGCGCCAGGCAGGACGACGTCGATGCCGAGGCCCGCCGGATCGAGGAGGAGATCCTCGGCAGGCCCAGCAGCCGGCCGGCACCCACCTATGAGCCTGGCACTGATATGTTCGACGCCGATGCACCAAGCCATGCCTCGACTGGCCCTGCTTCGACTGGCACAGAGGGCAGGCGACGGACCCCCAAGCAGCCTGCCCCGACGGGCGGCATGATGGACGATCTGGCGGGGGCGCTGGGCGGAGCATTGGGCGGCGGGTTGAAAAGCATGGCCCGCTCCATGGGCACGCAGCTCGGCCGGGAACTGCTCCGCGGCGTCTTCGGCACCTCGTCCCGGCGCCGCCGCTAG
- a CDS encoding LLM class flavin-dependent oxidoreductase, whose translation MSDSETVRPGFLAIELDGAGWDGAGFKGTGFKGASPEGTGFASLAEAVLSAESAGFHVATFTDTPAPGRVNALQRAAYAGPITRTIAVVPEVDTVYTEPFHVATQLASLDYVSGGRAGWIATAAESREAAAAVGRSFVGGAALGQEAAASIEVSRRLWDSWEDDAVIRDVATGRYIDVDKLHYVDFDTAADFETPADFAGPAYSVKGPSIIPRPLQGQLPVLVAASLLGDGLVDANAVDAVLVSAPTPELLAAEVRDVRGRLGGSAAVIAELDVVLDARGQAAAERLAGTDSGRATYAGSAAGLVDLLAPLLAEADGVRLRPASLAVDLDELARLVLPELRRRGALRAPVQDGTFRDLLGMERPANRYAGTPTAAGAGS comes from the coding sequence ATGAGCGACAGCGAAACAGTGCGCCCCGGGTTCCTGGCCATTGAACTCGATGGCGCCGGCTGGGACGGCGCCGGTTTCAAAGGCACCGGTTTCAAAGGCGCCAGCCCTGAAGGCACCGGCTTCGCCAGCCTGGCCGAAGCCGTGCTCTCCGCCGAATCCGCGGGCTTCCACGTGGCCACCTTCACCGATACACCCGCTCCTGGCCGGGTCAATGCGCTGCAGCGCGCGGCCTACGCGGGTCCCATCACCCGCACCATCGCGGTGGTGCCCGAAGTGGACACGGTCTATACCGAGCCGTTCCACGTTGCCACCCAGCTCGCGAGCCTGGACTACGTCTCGGGCGGCCGTGCCGGGTGGATCGCTACGGCAGCGGAGTCACGCGAGGCCGCTGCCGCCGTCGGCCGCAGCTTTGTGGGCGGCGCCGCACTGGGGCAGGAAGCGGCGGCCTCCATCGAGGTGTCCCGGCGCCTGTGGGACTCCTGGGAGGACGACGCGGTAATCCGGGATGTTGCCACCGGCCGGTACATCGATGTGGACAAGCTCCACTATGTCGATTTTGATACGGCGGCGGACTTCGAAACGCCGGCTGACTTTGCCGGCCCGGCCTATTCGGTCAAAGGCCCCTCCATCATTCCGAGGCCGCTGCAGGGCCAGCTGCCGGTGCTCGTAGCGGCGTCGCTGCTGGGGGACGGCCTCGTTGATGCCAATGCTGTGGACGCCGTGCTGGTCTCGGCTCCCACGCCCGAGCTGCTCGCCGCAGAGGTCCGCGACGTCCGTGGCCGCTTGGGAGGGTCCGCGGCAGTGATCGCAGAGCTCGACGTCGTCCTTGACGCCCGCGGGCAGGCTGCGGCAGAGCGACTGGCTGGCACGGACAGTGGCCGCGCCACGTACGCCGGCTCGGCGGCCGGGCTCGTCGACCTGCTGGCGCCGCTGCTCGCCGAGGCCGACGGCGTCCGGCTCCGCCCGGCGTCACTCGCTGTGGACCTGGACGAACTGGCACGGCTGGTCCTGCCTGAACTGCGGCGGCGCGGCGCTCTCCGGGCGCCCGTCCAGGACGGCACCTTCCGGGACCTGCTGGGCATGGAACGCCCGGCCAACCGCTACGCAGGAACACCAACGGCCGCCGGCGCCGGAAGCTAA
- a CDS encoding amino acid ABC transporter permease: MSSAATKVAKSTKSTKSVQSAAGPAQAAAPGGAGGVPPEEGQARMATDYSAYRVVAAKHPWRWVGTAAVALGVLAVAWSLATNPRWEWGVVAQWFTAQSVVNGLLETLKLTAISGLLGFVLGFILALMRLSASPLLVSVSWTFSWIFRSTPLLVQMLLWYNLGYLYEKISLGIPFTDVRFFEVQTTTLISQFAAAVLGLTLNQAAYSAEIIRGGILSVDQGQLEAAAALGIPAWRRSTRIVLPQAMRAILPTAFNEIIGLVKGTSIVYVLAYSELFYTVQVIYNRTQQVLPLLLVATLWYVVITSVLSVFQYYIERHYSKGAVRNLPLTPLQKARRFFATHAVATNRTRSF; the protein is encoded by the coding sequence ATGAGTTCAGCAGCAACGAAGGTGGCGAAGTCAACAAAGTCAACAAAGTCAGTACAGTCGGCTGCAGGTCCGGCGCAGGCCGCAGCTCCTGGTGGCGCAGGCGGGGTGCCCCCGGAAGAAGGGCAAGCCCGCATGGCGACGGACTATTCCGCCTACCGCGTAGTGGCAGCCAAGCATCCCTGGCGCTGGGTGGGGACCGCCGCCGTCGCGCTCGGCGTCCTCGCCGTGGCCTGGTCCCTGGCCACCAACCCGCGCTGGGAATGGGGCGTGGTGGCGCAATGGTTTACCGCCCAGTCGGTGGTCAACGGATTGCTGGAAACGCTGAAGCTGACGGCCATTTCGGGCCTGCTCGGGTTCGTCCTGGGCTTCATCCTGGCGCTGATGCGGCTCTCCGCCTCGCCGCTGCTGGTCTCGGTGTCCTGGACGTTCTCCTGGATCTTCCGGTCCACGCCGCTGCTGGTCCAGATGCTCCTTTGGTACAACCTGGGCTATCTCTATGAAAAGATCAGCCTGGGCATCCCCTTCACCGACGTGCGGTTCTTCGAGGTCCAAACCACCACACTGATCAGCCAGTTCGCGGCAGCAGTGCTGGGCCTGACCCTGAACCAGGCAGCGTACTCCGCCGAAATCATCCGTGGCGGAATCCTCTCCGTGGACCAGGGCCAACTGGAGGCGGCGGCAGCCCTGGGGATCCCGGCGTGGCGCCGGTCCACCCGAATCGTCCTGCCACAGGCCATGCGGGCCATCCTGCCCACCGCCTTCAACGAGATCATCGGCCTGGTCAAGGGCACATCGATCGTCTACGTCCTGGCCTACTCGGAGCTGTTCTACACCGTCCAGGTCATCTACAACCGCACGCAGCAGGTCCTTCCGCTGCTCCTCGTGGCAACCCTCTGGTACGTGGTCATCACCTCGGTCCTCAGCGTCTTCCAGTACTACATCGAACGGCACTACTCCAAGGGCGCGGTGCGGAACCTGCCGCTGACACCCCTGCAGAAGGCCCGCAGATTTTTCGCCACCCACGCCGTGGCCACTAACCGGACCAGGAGCTTCTGA
- a CDS encoding LLM class flavin-dependent oxidoreductase, giving the protein MKFQVLDIIPHLKNPVTGEMVSTADRLNQVVETARRAEELGFDSFSVGERHAGEFISSSPTTVLAAIAAVTNRIRLQSGVTVLSVLDPVRVAEDYATIDQLSHGRLELVIGKGNEVLQYPLFGLDLVDQWDLLAEKYELLRRLWQEEGVTWSGRFRPELTEPTTTTPRPFNGPPRIWHGSATTLTSAALAGKWGDPLFTANAIQPRENYQVLIEHYRAEYERHGHDQRHRYLGSGSGAGGVFIADTTQEAIRQFGPVYEALTANRNVPGNNTPFRDIEHAVAEGPALVGSPEQVIDKILGYHQLYCHDLQSISLPTTLPFEQQLDILERFALEVIPAVRAAAPTTLWEAGDPYGNRPESARPSTTSRSENVLVH; this is encoded by the coding sequence ATGAAGTTCCAGGTCCTGGACATCATCCCGCACCTGAAAAACCCGGTGACGGGGGAGATGGTGTCCACGGCGGACCGGCTCAACCAGGTGGTGGAGACCGCGCGCCGGGCCGAAGAACTGGGTTTCGACAGCTTCTCGGTGGGGGAGCGGCACGCCGGAGAGTTCATCTCCTCTTCCCCCACCACGGTGCTGGCAGCCATCGCCGCGGTCACGAACCGGATCCGGCTGCAAAGCGGCGTCACCGTGCTGTCAGTGCTGGATCCGGTACGCGTGGCGGAGGATTACGCCACCATCGACCAGCTCAGCCATGGCCGTCTGGAACTGGTGATCGGCAAGGGCAACGAGGTGCTGCAGTACCCACTGTTCGGTCTTGACCTGGTCGACCAGTGGGACCTACTGGCCGAGAAGTATGAGCTGCTGCGACGTTTGTGGCAGGAGGAAGGCGTCACATGGTCAGGCAGGTTCCGCCCGGAGCTCACCGAACCGACCACCACCACGCCCCGCCCCTTCAACGGTCCGCCGCGGATTTGGCACGGCTCGGCTACCACACTGACGTCGGCGGCCCTTGCCGGCAAGTGGGGTGATCCGCTTTTCACGGCGAACGCCATCCAGCCGCGGGAGAACTACCAGGTGCTGATCGAGCATTACCGGGCCGAGTACGAGCGACACGGCCACGATCAGCGGCATCGGTACCTGGGATCGGGCAGCGGCGCCGGGGGAGTATTCATCGCGGACACCACGCAGGAGGCGATCCGGCAGTTCGGCCCGGTATACGAGGCTCTGACCGCCAACCGGAATGTACCCGGCAACAACACGCCCTTCCGGGACATCGAGCATGCCGTGGCGGAAGGTCCCGCGCTGGTGGGCAGCCCGGAGCAGGTGATCGACAAGATCCTGGGCTACCACCAGCTGTACTGCCACGACCTGCAGTCCATCTCGCTGCCCACCACCCTGCCGTTCGAACAGCAGCTGGACATCCTGGAGCGGTTCGCCCTTGAGGTCATCCCAGCTGTCCGGGCCGCTGCGCCCACCACGCTGTGGGAGGCCGGCGACCCGTACGGCAACCGTCCAGAATCTGCCCGCCCGTCCACCACCAGCAGGAGCGAGAATGTCCTTGTCCACTGA
- a CDS encoding FAD/NAD(P)-binding protein — translation MPANIPAVVFIGGGPRAAGVLERIAANRPDVFAGPLEIHVVEPYVPGSGRIWRYDQHPGLLLNSTAADITMFTDASVACDGPAVPGPGLAEWAAGVVDGSITGVPDFPRQLWDQLGSLTGTTFPTRQLQSQYLEWFFRRTAKSLGRSVTVHRTTAVDITTLPHGPHEVRLANGHILRADIVVTALGHTDSRPDAASAGWSRFAARHGGFHAAPSYTTDVDYSAIAPGQDVIVAGMGLAFVDLLVLLMEGRGGRFEETSDGGLRYLPSGREPRLWAGSRRGVPYHSKISSALRGQAPAPLKFFTASAVEALLQRHDELDFRSRLWPLIAKEAGYGYYRELLTGSPERSGMGWEEFASRYSGLDWYSTARADLVAAAVPDASLHLDLERLDRPLDGRRFAGLEEVQSAVTGYIEEDLALRDSRDHPETLALFLALLHVYMELGRVVPAERLNAGSQQTVHGWWHGFFSFVDSGPPPHRLRQMLALHRAGLLQFLGPGLEVTADEATGMFRAGSPQSGATITASAFIEARLPSTSVTRSLNPVLASLHRNGLGTEQQLLTADGIHSTGKLLVSSRHQLVDAGGTPQATLFGIGPGTSGWGAGAFARPGTNAAPFRENDALARAILTVARGLATKPPATMSPEPAAVGKN, via the coding sequence TTGCCAGCCAACATTCCGGCCGTTGTCTTCATCGGCGGCGGACCACGTGCGGCCGGCGTCCTGGAACGGATCGCCGCCAACCGGCCGGACGTCTTCGCTGGGCCCCTGGAGATCCATGTCGTGGAGCCGTATGTCCCCGGTTCCGGCCGTATCTGGCGGTACGACCAGCACCCCGGCCTCCTGCTGAACTCGACGGCGGCCGACATCACCATGTTCACGGACGCCTCCGTCGCCTGCGATGGTCCAGCAGTCCCCGGGCCGGGGCTCGCCGAGTGGGCCGCCGGTGTGGTGGACGGATCCATTACCGGCGTTCCGGACTTTCCCCGGCAGCTGTGGGACCAGCTGGGGTCCCTCACGGGTACCACGTTCCCTACCCGGCAACTGCAGAGCCAGTACCTCGAATGGTTTTTCCGCCGCACTGCCAAGTCGCTCGGCAGGAGTGTCACGGTCCACCGGACCACGGCGGTGGACATCACCACGCTCCCACATGGCCCGCATGAGGTAAGGCTGGCCAACGGCCACATCCTGCGTGCGGACATCGTGGTCACCGCCTTGGGCCACACCGATTCCAGACCGGATGCCGCTTCCGCCGGCTGGTCCCGCTTCGCTGCCCGCCACGGCGGGTTCCACGCGGCACCCAGCTACACCACCGACGTCGACTACTCAGCCATTGCCCCCGGGCAGGATGTGATCGTGGCCGGCATGGGCCTGGCGTTCGTCGACCTGCTGGTCCTCCTGATGGAGGGGCGCGGCGGCCGGTTCGAGGAAACTTCCGACGGCGGGCTCCGCTACCTTCCAAGCGGCCGCGAACCGAGGCTTTGGGCCGGGTCCCGGCGCGGCGTGCCGTACCACTCGAAGATTTCGTCGGCGCTCCGCGGCCAGGCACCCGCCCCCTTGAAGTTCTTTACCGCCAGCGCCGTGGAGGCCCTGCTGCAGCGCCATGACGAGCTGGATTTCCGCAGCCGCCTCTGGCCGCTGATCGCTAAGGAAGCCGGGTACGGCTATTACCGGGAACTGCTGACCGGCAGTCCGGAGCGGTCCGGCATGGGCTGGGAGGAGTTCGCCTCCCGCTACTCCGGCCTGGACTGGTACAGCACCGCGAGGGCGGACCTCGTGGCCGCAGCCGTCCCGGATGCCAGCCTGCATTTGGATCTCGAGCGGCTGGACCGGCCCCTTGACGGGCGCCGCTTCGCGGGACTCGAGGAAGTGCAGTCCGCTGTCACCGGGTACATCGAGGAGGACCTTGCGCTGCGTGATAGCCGGGACCATCCCGAGACACTCGCACTGTTCCTGGCCCTGCTGCACGTGTACATGGAACTGGGACGTGTGGTCCCGGCGGAACGGCTCAATGCCGGGTCCCAGCAAACCGTCCACGGCTGGTGGCACGGGTTCTTCAGTTTCGTGGACTCCGGCCCGCCGCCCCACCGCCTGCGCCAGATGCTGGCCCTGCACCGAGCCGGGCTTCTGCAGTTCCTGGGTCCCGGCCTGGAGGTCACCGCCGATGAGGCCACCGGCATGTTCCGGGCCGGTTCTCCCCAATCCGGCGCCACAATCACCGCGAGCGCATTCATTGAGGCCCGGCTTCCGTCAACGTCGGTAACGCGGTCGCTGAATCCGGTGCTCGCGTCCCTGCACCGCAACGGGCTGGGGACGGAGCAGCAGTTGCTCACTGCGGACGGCATCCACTCCACGGGTAAGCTGCTGGTCTCCTCCCGGCACCAGCTGGTGGATGCTGGCGGAACGCCGCAGGCCACCCTCTTCGGTATCGGTCCCGGCACGTCCGGCTGGGGTGCCGGCGCGTTTGCCCGGCCTGGCACCAATGCAGCGCCATTCCGCGAAAACGATGCCTTGGCCCGGGCCATCCTCACCGTTGCCCGTGGACTCGCCACCAAACCGCCCGCCACAATGTCGCCAGAACCAGCCGCCGTCGGAAAGAACTGA
- a CDS encoding DUF1684 domain-containing protein, which yields MSLSTETALESFDADWQEWHAAHERQRAHPHGFLAVTHLHWLGSEATRLEGAPGIWSVEADVVRVVLEPGESLQQDGEELNTEAGTTVTFGPIEERGGINLVSGDTVIELAKRGGEFIVRPRNPENALLREYQGTPAYSPDAAYAVRGTYVPFEAPRPTTVGAAVESIQHVYEAPGEIRFKLAGQELALTAFNGHAPGSLLVLFTDQTSGTTTYAANRSLSVVPAADGSVELDFNRAVNLPCAYTDLATCPLPPAENRLPVAIEAGEKIPYERQDQK from the coding sequence ATGTCCTTGTCCACTGAAACCGCCCTCGAGTCCTTCGACGCCGACTGGCAGGAATGGCACGCCGCCCACGAACGGCAGCGCGCCCACCCTCACGGTTTCCTGGCCGTGACCCATCTGCACTGGCTGGGCAGCGAAGCCACCCGGCTGGAAGGTGCCCCGGGCATCTGGAGTGTGGAGGCCGACGTCGTCCGCGTCGTTCTGGAGCCGGGCGAAAGTCTGCAGCAGGACGGCGAGGAGCTGAACACGGAAGCCGGCACCACTGTCACTTTCGGCCCCATCGAGGAGCGCGGCGGCATCAACCTGGTGTCCGGCGACACCGTCATTGAGCTGGCCAAGCGCGGCGGCGAGTTCATTGTGCGGCCGCGGAACCCCGAGAACGCGTTGCTGCGCGAGTACCAGGGGACACCCGCCTACTCGCCGGATGCGGCGTACGCAGTCCGCGGAACGTACGTGCCGTTCGAGGCGCCGCGGCCCACCACGGTGGGCGCCGCCGTCGAAAGCATCCAGCACGTCTACGAGGCGCCGGGCGAGATCCGCTTCAAGCTGGCCGGCCAGGAGCTGGCGCTCACCGCGTTCAACGGCCACGCCCCCGGGTCCCTGCTGGTGCTGTTCACGGACCAGACCTCAGGCACAACCACCTATGCAGCCAACCGCTCGCTGTCCGTGGTGCCGGCCGCCGACGGCTCCGTGGAACTGGACTTCAACCGGGCCGTTAACCTGCCGTGCGCCTACACGGACCTGGCCACCTGCCCCCTGCCGCCGGCCGAAAACCGGCTGCCCGTGGCCATCGAGGCCGGAGAAAAGATCCCCTACGAACGTCAGGACCAGAAATGA
- a CDS encoding amino acid ABC transporter ATP-binding protein: MTVLAATATRGLVEITGVRKSFGATEVLKGVSLTVEPGGVAVIVGPSGSGKSTLLRTINHLEKVDGGYISIDAKLVGYEVRGERLHELREKAILKQRTEIGMVFQNFNLFPHLTALENVAEAPVVAQGRSKEEAKRRGLELLDRVGLKDRADAYPRQLSGGQQQRVAIARALALDPKILLFDEPTSALDPELVNEVLDVIRELATSGTTLIIVTHEMGFARDVADTVVFMDQGQIVEQGTPQEIFTNPREPRTRSFFSKVLEPAFNI; encoded by the coding sequence ATGACCGTTTTAGCTGCTACCGCCACCCGCGGCCTGGTGGAGATCACCGGCGTCCGTAAGTCTTTCGGGGCCACCGAGGTCCTCAAAGGCGTAAGCCTCACCGTTGAACCGGGCGGCGTCGCCGTGATCGTCGGCCCCTCCGGTTCCGGCAAGTCCACCCTGCTGCGCACCATCAACCACCTGGAGAAGGTCGACGGCGGCTACATCTCGATCGACGCCAAGCTTGTGGGCTACGAAGTCCGCGGCGAGCGGCTGCACGAGCTGCGCGAGAAGGCCATCCTGAAGCAGCGGACCGAAATCGGCATGGTGTTCCAGAACTTCAACCTTTTCCCGCACCTCACGGCCCTGGAGAATGTTGCCGAAGCCCCCGTCGTTGCGCAGGGCCGCTCCAAGGAAGAGGCCAAGCGGCGTGGGCTGGAACTGCTGGACAGGGTGGGGCTCAAAGACCGTGCCGACGCCTACCCACGCCAGCTGTCCGGCGGCCAGCAGCAGCGCGTTGCCATCGCCCGGGCGCTCGCACTGGATCCGAAAATCCTGCTGTTCGACGAGCCAACCTCGGCGCTGGACCCGGAGCTGGTCAATGAAGTGCTGGACGTCATCCGGGAACTCGCCACGTCCGGCACCACCCTGATCATCGTCACCCACGAGATGGGCTTCGCACGCGATGTGGCGGACACAGTGGTGTTCATGGACCAGGGCCAGATCGTGGAGCAGGGCACGCCGCAGGAAATATTCACCAACCCCCGGGAACCGCGCACCAGGAGCTTTTTCTCCAAGGTGCTCGAACCGGCTTTCAACATCTAA
- a CDS encoding transporter substrate-binding domain-containing protein, which produces MAPFTGLSRRSGRLGSLAALPAVLLIGTAALGGCADPGATAAGSVPGGAQTTAARNGVVYNTAPDQQRIRADKNAALAAKVPELIGKDGKLTVATTAGSIPLSFHASDDKTPIGSELDIAQLVADKLGLELDVQVTSWENWPLKTQSGDFEAVFSNVGVNKDRVKLFDFASYRAAFMGFEAKRSASYDIKGADDISGLKVSVGSGTNQEKILLAWNKELEAKGKAPATLQYYSSDADTILALSSGRTDLNIAPYPSTVYRENTREDLKVVGKVNAGWPSETLVAATTLRGNGLAPVITEALNSAIGDGSYAKVLERWGLSEEALPESKTITEESFTAQAAPAQTAKTS; this is translated from the coding sequence ATGGCACCTTTCACAGGCCTTTCCCGCCGCTCCGGCCGCCTTGGCTCACTGGCGGCGCTGCCCGCCGTCCTACTTATTGGAACTGCTGCGCTGGGCGGCTGCGCGGACCCCGGCGCAACAGCCGCGGGCTCCGTCCCGGGAGGGGCCCAGACGACAGCGGCACGCAACGGCGTGGTCTACAACACCGCGCCGGACCAGCAGCGCATCCGGGCGGACAAGAATGCCGCGCTCGCGGCCAAGGTTCCCGAACTCATCGGCAAGGATGGCAAGCTGACCGTCGCCACTACCGCCGGGTCCATCCCGCTGTCCTTCCATGCTTCGGACGACAAAACGCCGATCGGATCGGAGCTGGACATCGCCCAATTGGTGGCTGACAAGCTGGGCCTGGAGCTGGATGTCCAGGTGACCTCCTGGGAGAACTGGCCGCTGAAGACCCAGTCGGGCGATTTTGAGGCGGTTTTCTCGAACGTGGGCGTGAACAAGGATCGCGTGAAGCTGTTCGACTTTGCCAGCTATCGGGCAGCCTTCATGGGCTTCGAGGCGAAAAGGTCCGCCAGCTATGACATCAAGGGCGCGGATGACATCTCCGGCCTTAAGGTGTCGGTGGGCTCGGGAACCAACCAGGAAAAGATCCTCTTGGCCTGGAACAAGGAGCTTGAAGCCAAGGGGAAGGCGCCCGCCACCCTGCAGTACTACTCGTCCGACGCCGACACCATCCTGGCACTGTCCTCCGGGCGGACGGACCTGAATATCGCCCCGTACCCCTCCACGGTGTACCGGGAAAACACCCGGGAAGACCTGAAGGTGGTGGGCAAGGTCAACGCCGGCTGGCCGTCGGAAACCCTGGTGGCCGCCACCACCCTGCGGGGCAACGGGCTGGCCCCTGTTATCACCGAAGCCCTCAACTCCGCGATCGGCGACGGCTCCTACGCCAAGGTGCTGGAGCGCTGGGGCCTGTCCGAGGAGGCGCTGCCCGAGTCTAAGACCATCACCGAGGAGAGCTTCACCGCCCAGGCTGCCCCCGCCCAGACGGCGAAGACCTCATGA
- a CDS encoding GNAT family N-acetyltransferase, with protein sequence MTAEPDLKRRPLDPAALAVLNLPMHDPRVRPLLDELAVEYDSRYGDRLGRGAAAEELNRYPAEEFAEPGGALLMIQENGESVAGGAFRQYDAGTAEFKRIWTHSAHRRRGLARLLLAELEALAARRGYQRVYLTTGPRQPEARHLYLSTGYEPQFDLHQDPETIGSLAFTKDLQAPR encoded by the coding sequence GTGACCGCAGAACCCGATCTCAAACGCCGGCCCCTCGATCCCGCGGCGCTGGCCGTCCTGAACCTTCCCATGCACGATCCGCGGGTGCGCCCCCTTTTGGACGAGCTCGCGGTGGAATACGACTCCCGCTACGGCGACCGGCTTGGCCGGGGCGCCGCTGCCGAGGAGCTCAACCGGTACCCCGCGGAGGAATTCGCAGAGCCGGGCGGCGCGCTGCTGATGATCCAGGAGAACGGTGAATCCGTTGCTGGCGGTGCCTTCCGGCAGTACGACGCCGGGACCGCCGAGTTCAAGCGGATCTGGACACATTCCGCGCACCGCCGCCGCGGACTCGCACGGCTGCTGCTGGCAGAGCTGGAAGCGCTGGCCGCACGACGCGGGTACCAGCGGGTTTATCTCACCACCGGACCCCGCCAGCCTGAAGCCAGGCACCTGTACCTCAGCACCGGATACGAGCCGCAATTCGATCTGCACCAGGATCCGGAGACCATCGGGTCCCTGGCATTCACGAAGGATCTCCAAGCCCCCCGCTAA